A section of the Rummeliibacillus pycnus genome encodes:
- the tmk gene encoding dTMP kinase has translation MTNKLFFTFEGPEGAGKTTVLKLVVNKLQEEGRKVVATREPGGSVIAEEIRQVILNPAHTEMDPKTEALLYAAARSQHFVEKIEPALKQGKVVLCDRFIDSSLAYQGIGRGLGIAGVKSINQFAIGDRMPDMTILFDLNPEIGLARINEHKDREVNRLDVESLTFHERVRDAYLKLAEEFPERIQVIDASQPLEVVFQDVWKVLKNAL, from the coding sequence ATGACGAATAAATTATTTTTTACATTTGAAGGTCCAGAGGGCGCAGGAAAGACTACTGTACTTAAGTTGGTTGTTAATAAATTACAAGAAGAGGGAAGAAAAGTAGTGGCAACACGCGAACCAGGAGGTAGCGTGATTGCAGAAGAAATTCGACAAGTCATTTTAAACCCCGCACATACAGAAATGGATCCGAAAACGGAAGCACTATTATATGCAGCGGCAAGAAGTCAGCACTTTGTGGAAAAGATAGAACCTGCTTTAAAGCAGGGAAAAGTGGTTTTATGTGATCGCTTTATTGATTCATCATTAGCATATCAAGGTATAGGACGTGGATTAGGAATTGCTGGGGTAAAATCTATTAATCAATTTGCTATTGGTGATCGTATGCCCGATATGACCATCCTATTTGATTTAAATCCTGAAATTGGGTTGGCCCGTATTAATGAACATAAGGATCGAGAAGTTAATCGCTTAGATGTAGAAAGTCTTACTTTTCATGAAAGAGTGAGAGATGCATATTTGAAGTTAGCCGAAGAATTTCCAGAGAGAATTCAAGTAATTGATGCCAGCCAACCATTAGAAGTTGTTTTCCAAGATGTCTGGAAAGTTTTGAAAAATGCATTGTAA
- a CDS encoding cyclic-di-AMP receptor: MKLVVAVVQDQDSNRLSNALTKNDFRATKLASTGGFLRSGNTTFLIGTEDSLVQKVLDVIRDNCRSRDQMVAPISPMGGNADAYIPYPVEVEVGGATVFVLPIEQFHHF; encoded by the coding sequence ATGAAATTAGTTGTGGCAGTTGTACAAGATCAGGATAGTAACCGTCTTTCAAACGCTTTAACGAAAAATGATTTTCGCGCAACCAAGTTGGCCAGTACTGGAGGATTTCTTCGTTCAGGAAATACGACGTTCTTAATTGGTACTGAGGATTCACTAGTTCAAAAGGTATTAGATGTTATTCGCGATAATTGTCGTTCTCGAGATCAAATGGTAGCACCAATTTCACCGATGGGGGGAAATGCAGATGCATACATCCCATATCCGGTAGAGGTTGAGGTAGGTGGAGCAACCGTTTTTGTTTTACCAATCGAACAGTTTCATCATTTTTAG